The nucleotide sequence AAAATATACTCCACAGCCAAGATGCAGGCAAGATCCATTGACACAATTAGTCAAAAAAAGATGCATTTTGAAATGAAGAACGACATTTCATTTGGCAGAGAAAGGAAAGCTGTGAAGACATTAGCCATAATAGTTGGAGTGTTCCTCATCTGCTGGAGTCCATTCTTCTTCTTTACAGCAACCAATCCATTTATGAATTATGTGATACCTCCTATTCTCATTGAtgctttagtttggtttggttatttaaattCTACATTTAACCCAATTGTTTATGCATTTTTTCACATGTGGTTTCGCAGGGCATTGAAAATGATTCTTTTTCAACAGGACTCTTCCAGGactaatttgtttttaaagtagcATGCTTTAAAAGCTCGGATTCATGGCTTTGAATATTTGTCTTGCATCTGAACTCCCAGATGTACTCATTTACCAAATCCAGTTCAAGTTAATAAACAGTGATTGCACTTTACATCTTCTTTCATTCCAGACTGGTGTTTTAGTTATAGCTATTTATATGCAATGCACAGAAAACCAATACTTAAGTTTAAAAAACTTTCAGCAGTTTATATCCCTGCTCTTAATTATTCTGATACAACAGATTAATTTTTTGAACAAGGGGTGTTTATATTTGCGTTTATTTATTGTCCtctagaaaaaggagaaaaacctaTCCTATTCAATTTCTAGACATCTTGAGTATTAACCCAAAGCTTTTAAGTTTTGTCCCTCCCCTACAATGTGTGTGCAGAGGTAAAAAAAGGCCCATAACCAGCACACTCTGTGAAGGGAAGATGGGACAGAGGAAAGTCATGCTCCTCCTTCTGTTTCCATTTCAGCTAGTGCTTGTCACTTAATGAGTATGTCACTTAAAGGATTTGCTGCTTAATGACATCAAAAGCATGTTTAACTAGATCAAAGACATGGGAAAATATGATGTACGTaataaaaacaaaagggaaaagcaATGTCGAACCTGACAATGTCAGAAAATGATGCTTATCTAATTATAGAGTCGttaaggttggaaaagacctttaagatcatgaagtccaactacTAACACTGGCAATCCAGCTGCCATAAAAGTAGACTCCTTTAAATGTTCTTACTTTTctcttaattaattttaaaacccATGTTCATTTTCTGCTCTGTTCTTATGACATGCTGTATATTGTATCAAATAAAAATCCAGTCGCTGTTGAATAGTGGTCATTTACCCTTGGACTTACAATGCACCTTCAATACATCTGCATCAGTGTCAGCATTAAGTCTGAACATCCACCTTTGACCTCAGAGAATTTCATTTATTCACATTAATAGTGAACTAATTTTGTCTTTTCTTGTAAGAAAATCAATACTACCTTTCCTATTTATATACCTTTATAAATAATAGATTATCCAATAACAATGATAGATTGACCTAAATTAATACTTCTTTTTATCTGTTCTGTAATGTATGGGGAAGATTTTCTGTAGAGATTTCTGTGAAAACTGCATATACATCCAGCCTGACAAAAAGTGTTATTTCAGCCCACTAAGTTACAAGATCGTAATCTTCTTCAagattattaaatatttaatttctaaGTTTCATTAGAAATTATAGTTATTAAAAATATGATAGATCGAATATACTGGCCACTAAAATAGGTTTACAAAACAACACCTGTTCTTCACCTTTACTTTTAGCCTCTCCTTTCAAAGACTCTTTTTGATATGACATGTATCTACCTTAAGTCACTGCAATAGCTCACCCATACATGAGGACGAATGAATTAATAGAACGAGCAAAAATAATAGCCTTGGGCATGTAGATTTCTGGCTTTGTTTATCTTCTATTGATGTAAACCCATaagttatatatacacacatataactCAAAATCTCCTGGGACTTAAATGTAATGtcataaaagaaatataaaatctcAGCTTTCATTAATGTGAGCCAAGTCACAGAGGGGGCCTGCCTTTTACAGGCATTGCAGTTTTGCAGaacaacaaaacaggaaaacatcTACTTAAAGAATCTGTTGGTGGTATTACTAAAACAGATGCAGGTAGGGTTAGTCTATAAAACTGACTTCCAAACATTCTTTTTAATCTTTTGATGCtctgtttctgtattttcttaattTCAGTTTTATACCTATTGGAAAAAATCAGTGGACCAAACTGCTTTCCAAGTTCCCTATAAGTAGGTTAAATTACTGTGGAGAAGAGTATCTCTTTCTTCCTCTATTTCTAAATATGCTATCAGTCTCAAACAAGTTCTCAGGAAAAGAGGTGGTAGAAATGGGTCTGAAAATTCCCATATAAATGGAGTTTTCTGACCCTTGAAAATATTCACAGGTGTTTAAATTTATAACTACTGTAGCTGGACCACAGCCTATTACAGGAGACAAGACTTAGCTTATCTCCATTCCCTTTCAGTTAGTGGAATTATAATGATAGAAAACAAGTGTGTAAGTagggaaagaaaagaatattCCTAATCCTACCAATTTTACAAGTGATTTCCATCAGATGTGTTCATTGCTAGTACTTCATAATGCACAGCAGATTAGTTTAGCATCGTAAATAATTTGGAAAAGGGGATTTTGGCAGCTCATATGTGACTCTTAAGATAAATGTTTAGGTGAACAGTTCGTTAACTGAAGTCTCCAAGAAAGCTGAGGTATGTGAGCTCACATAACCTTTCTGTTATAGAAAAAAGGTCAACATTCTAGGATTGAAGAGATTAATAAATCTTATACAATATTTACAGATGGAAAAGAACTTGAGGATTTTCTTTGTCTCTGCATCTTTTTCTTCCACCACTTTAGAATTACTAATATTATGGTGTATATAAAGTACAAGAACCATATTTTACAAAATGCTCCAGATACAACAGAATGCACTAAATAAAATTAATGGTATCATGTAATTTAGTTAATTTAAGAGGCAATTTAGTTAACTTTCAACTGCTTTGTTTTAAATACTGTTTGCAATTAATTTTATAATAGCTTCCAGTTATCAGatttcatgtacaatttcagaaAAACAATAGGTTGTGGTTGGTCCCTATTTAGGTCGAGAGTTTGCCTCTGAATTACTGCATTTCACACAGTAACTTAATTCATGTTCTTGACTTACTTAAGTCATGTTCTTGAAGTTGATATTTTCCCCTAAAAAGAACAGAATGGGGTTTGCAGCCCTTATCCTTCCCGCACCTTGTACTCAGGAAAGAGAGAACTGCTCACACTCCAGGATGTGCTTGTCCTTTCTCAGTTTAGACATCAGGCTCCAGGTGTTATATTCTCACTGACAGCCCACCCCATATTCACCCCACCACAGTTCATCAGTGAACTGTGGCCTTTACTTGAGGTCCTTGCCATGCTGATGGTTCCCTCTGATGTCAGTAAGAGTCACTGCCAGAGCCCACATCAACTACATAATAAGGTGTGGCTGAGCTATTGTTACTGTTGTTACTGAACACAGCTACTGCTGGCTTTTTATTGTTAACTGTACATGTGACTTACCTTTTGTGGTATGCCTAAATGTATACCCTTACAAAAGTCTGACTACTAAAAAGCCACCCACACGTTTATTCACTTCATGGCTTATCATGATCTTAATTCCAACAATTGCTGTATTTTGATTCTTAAATAGTTTGCAACTCAGCAACTCACAGGTATTAGCTGCAAAGCCTGCTTGTGATCGGAATATTTAAGttcactttgtattttttttttaaatcttatctGTCACAGCCTAACCTGTGAAAAAGGATTTCCTACCCCCTCGTGGAGTCCACAGGTAAAGGCAGctttaaaggacaaaaaaaaaaaaaaaaaaaagttaatccttgggttgcaaaaaaaacccatgaaaacaGGTGAAAACTTTTTAAGAAAAAGGTTGATTTAGTTGTGCAAGCTCGGtgctgatttttatttcataCCTTAGTACTGCAGAGCACTTAACAAATATTTAGTGTGAAGTGACCAGTATAACCATGGTTCTAAAGGCAAGCATGTTCTGGAGGTGAAGCAAGTGAGCAATAACACAGAACATCCAAAGGACAATTCTCTGGAGACACTGCAGCagcatttccaaaataattttgtcgGGATTAAAATTAAAGGGTTTGGTTTATGTGCATTAATTTTTCTATTCAAAATGGAAATATATCAAAGTCATCAGATAAGTTCGGGTAAAATAATGCTCAATAGTCCATGTCTGATTTTCAGCTACAATGTTTTTTGTCAAAAAACAatctaacaaaaacaaaacaaaacaaaacccacaacactttAATCAGCtttagtgaaaaataaataagtgaatGTAACTGTTCCAAGAAATGCCTGACAAAAGTGCATATACAGCTGTAACtgtaatatatttaaataatttatttgttctTCTGTTTATATAACCTAATCAAATAATCTTCCCacagggtcagttctgtgtcattCTTCAGGTCTGCAGCAGCAACAAAGCATCCATGAATCATTACAGAGAAAACTGGCATAGGAAAGGATGTGCAGTTTCTCGAGAGACAGCCATGAGTCTTTTTAGCTATATATAAACCAAGAACATTCCAGTTTTCTTGTAAGGAAGGAGGAGTAttttcagttgtatttttaaTTACACATTTCCATCAAAATGCAGGATGAAGAAAATCTGAAGCAGCTTTGTATTTTAATGAGGGAATGAATATTTAAACACAGTACTCCAATCTGGTGGTGCTCTGGGTTATAGACAGGAGGTGAAGAGGCAAGGGAAGGGAGCCGTCTGAGGTAGGAGGGGAGAGGCAAACAGGCAGATATTTGTTTGGCTCTGATGGGGAGCAGGGAGCAGTCTTCCCTCACTCCGCACCTGTAAACAGAGGCTGTAGCTGCAGCATATTGCAGGTGAGGtcagctgggacagaggacagctGGCTTGTGCCACCAGCCCCCATCAGCATTTTCATACCAGGCAGACATGGACATCTGAGCTCCATCCTAGGCTTGGCACCCTGCCCTCAGACACTTCCATGTCAGAGTCCATGCCTGATGGTGGTGACACTGCACATACTTGACATCAGTGGAGCTAAGGGACAGATTTTTGTCCCCTCATCCTTCAGCTCAGATGCCGAGTGACAGAAATGACTATCACAGCACCTCGTTTAAGCTGCCACAGGTAACTTACAGAGGTACTGCTTCTAAACCTGCTCGTGTAGTTGTGTCCTATATGAGCATATGAACAGACAGAACACAAAACACACTAACCAagggcaggaaaacaaaagcaaaagttaCATAAAAATGGGATGCAGCAGGTGGAACAACTTCTTGTGAGTACCATAGACAAGTTTTCCATCATTGCAAAACTCAAGGCCAAATGCTGCTATTTGCGTAAGGAAAACGAACCCCAGGGAGACCTCCTGTCTGCACAGAGGTGGGGTGCCCTACACCTAGCACAATTTTCAGCTGGACTGTGTCAGTATGTACTCAACAAACATTTCCACCATTCTACACTAATGATAAAACACCCATATGATACACCGGCTTCTTCAGAGATGATCACTGCTCACTACCGGAAGGTAGAGCAAAAGGTTGCACTGTAGACCCTAAGCCTGTGAGACATATGACAGAAGACTGGAAGTTTAGGTTCACTTGCTCAATGTAGGCCATCAAGTAAGCCCATCACCTTCTCCTACGATTATATTCTATTTAGGGATCCCAGACTGACTCTTTTGGAAGGTGTAAGGAAAAAATTCACAGCAAAGGGGCACTGATGATGGCCCTCTTAGAAATTCCATAATTCTTTGAAACTGCCTTGTTCTATTTTAAGGAACTCAGACTCAGaggttacttagaaaaacttaccTCTTAGAGGTTGTGTGAAACAATTTCGATGAAAAAGATATCAGCTATACACGTCTTCACTGCAGATCAAAGCATATCAGATAGTGCACTTTTCCttctattttgtgtgtgttttcttgctgGCAGTGTATTCAAAAATTTAATTTTGAGACTATATCCAGCAATTTTGTCTGAAGAAAGAAGGATGTAGAGAAGGAACACCTTGAGTATGATGggcatttttaattttatgttagCGCTTTTACTTTCAAAGTTAATACACATTGAAAAGCTCTTCTTTCTCCAAAGTATAAAGACCTACATTGTCATTATCTGAGGCTCCACTTAATCATGAAATCATCTTTTTCATTGATCAGATgagaagagaggggaaaatatACAAAGTGATTCCAACAAGTAACGTGTGCAGTAAGGGCgagctgagatttttttgttaCATGTTGTTCCCTTTAGGAGTTGTCATAATCACTTCAGAAGCATCACAATAGTTAGCTAGCTAGACAGAGTAAGTATTTTGACAAGGACATGATTTTACTTGGAATCTGAATGAGAAAGTACTTGGATAAGAATGATACTTTATTGCATATAAAATACAGGAAGAATGGAAACTAATGAAAATGTCAGAGCACCAAGGACAAAAGCCCTTGAGCTATCCAAAAGCCTCTGACAATCTTAATAAAAATTATCAATTATTAAAATATGGAAAtaggaaaaggagaaacaaatgTCTCTGAATTTTTAAGGCATGTGTCCAGCTAAGCACAATGTTTCAGAGAACTATACCAAATTTATACTTTTTTGCACTGGGATTTTTACTATTGTGGAAATGTCAGCTTAAATTGTTGTTGAAGCAAAactgaacaccaaaaccaaaaccaaaaatatctTGCTCTTGTAGCAGTTTTTACATCCCTTTAGTAAGAGATGTTACTTATGTCCTGATGCAAAACAGAATGATACAGAAACTGATGGTGACTTTAGCTCTTTCTTGTACTAAAAATTCAGTCTAAGCAATTGCCTCAGCCTTACTCTAACAGCCTCACTGCTGGGTGTCAGCAGCCTTTGGCACCCAGTGCCTcaaagacatcaagagggaggggagcTGGGCAGCAGACAACTTCTTAATCAAAGAAAGAAACTCAAAGTAGGGAAGATGGAGAATGGCAGTGATACTGGAGAGCTTGTAAGAAACTAATTGCAGAGCAGAGAAGACGACAAGCTCTGAGAGATGTACCATTGGAGTCCCTTAAGTTGCTGGTATGAGCTTGCTCTGACTGAGCAGGAGACAAGATTGGAGGATCTGAGCAGCAGGAAAACTTTCATGGAAAAGCGAGACGCTTGTTATAAAACCTCATATCCCATCTAATATGAAAAAATCCAGGATTTTCCATGGTGATATTTGTCTCTGTAATGTCAATGTAAAAACTGACCATTCTATTGTGTCAAAGAAATATCACAAAATTATCCAGGAGTGAAGGCTGCTGTACGCACCTCTTCTCCCAATTTATACTGTGGGATAGAAATGGGTTCCACTAcggaggaaagaaggaaactcCAGAGGTACCTGATGTACCTCCTTCCAGAGTGAAAGATGTGGTTTTGGGGAGACTGAGGCTCAGGAGCAGGCAAGGGAGGCCTCCATGGGGTGAGGGTCACTGGTGCCCCAAGATGAGCTGGCATTAGCTTCAACTTCTTGTGGGAATAcccaaagaaagaaaattcacaGCAAACTCTGATACAAATCTTCAGAGATTCAACTGCAGCTGAGCACAAGTGCATTTTAACAACTCCTTATTAAATGGCAATTTTTGCCCAATATGCAACAGTGTCTCTATGCCCCTAGGGTGTATTAGACACCTTCAGGGACTCCCCGTCTGGTTTATGTAACATTTCATGCTTTCCATGCGGACAGTAGATATGTACTCAGAAAAGGATTTCAGTGCTCTGCAGTACAGGCCTCATTCTACAAAAAGAGATACTTTACTACAAGTGTTCCTGATTTAAAAGTTTATGGAAATATAATCAAGAGAGATTTGCTATTGTGTTTTGTTGCTGCTGGAAAGGATGGGAAAGGTGGGAATAATTTCCAGCTATTATACCAGTCCcagtcatttcaagaacaaaaataCATATAGCAAAATGCCATGTATTTAACTGCAGTTGTCGTACTGTTTAAAATCACACCATTCAGTAATCTGTTTTACTAAAAAGACTACTGGAATAATCCATTATAATCCATTAGTATCAAGTATTTCTTACAGTTAAAATTACAAATTAAATAACTTAAAAATTAAGTAGCCATTCCATAAGTAAAACCAGGTAGCCATCTTTAGGGCATATAACAATATTTCTGTTTCCCTTGCTGAATATTTATGTCATCAGTACAATAGATATCCATATATATCCCCATAGCCAGAACACTATAAATTGAACAAATTGCCCTGAGGGGTTTTCCTTGGCAATCAGATATTACTTGTTTTAGAATTATCACTTCCCAGCTTCTACTTAATAAAAACAATCATAACTAAATTGGAActtaatttccagggaaattcaCAAGAACTAGTACATCATTATACTAGAGTCAGATTTCAAATCCCTTAAGGAGCTTTGGCTTCCAATGCCTGTTACTCAGCACTGGTTTTCCTTCTGTGGCAGATCTCTTTATTCACTGCTTGCCCATACACCTCTGGATTTGCTGCATCTCCTGCACTACTCGTGATACTGGCtgaaagaaaactaaaatataaTATAAAGTTGATGCCACAATAGTTGAATACACTGACCTGGAGCTTCTTTATTTCAGTAGAGATATAAAACAGATAAatcaggcaatttttttttttcacctggaaTATAGAAACTACCTGATGGCTTTAATGAAAGCATTTTATTAAAAGGCATCTCTCCTTCTAGCCTGCATTTTCATTACCTTTTTGTCACATTAGTCATCTGGCACCTCTGCTGGAAGGTGAATCCTTCTCCAGGCTTGTGGCAGAActgggagaggcagcaggacCTGGGAAGACTGAGACAAGCTCAGCCCGGGGCCCCAGTGCTGAGAAGAGAATGCTCATCACCTTGTGCTATGAGGCAAATGGCTCCTGCTATGGAACCCACAACCAGGGATCCAGCTGGCCTTTTATCTGGCCTGTGCCTTGGGCACACTGATCACAGTGTTAAGGAATCTGCTTGTCATAGATGTCGTTTTGCAATTCAAAGCCCTGCACACCTCCACCAACCTCCTGCACCTCTCTCTTAcccttgcccacctcctcctgGGGCTGACCATGCTGCTCTTCAGCACCAATCAGTCCATAAAGAGCTGCTGATATTTCAGAGATGACTTCTGTAGGCTGCACGTCTTTTTGGGCACACTCTTTAGGTTGACATCTGTATTTCACCTGTATTTAATTTCCATTGACTAGCACTGTGCCATCTATGACCCTTTGCTCTACCCCACCAAGTTCACCATAAGAGTGGCCTGTGTTTACACTAGAGTGGGGTGGGCAGTGCCTATAGTTTACATGTCTGCCTTCCTCTGCACTAAAGCGATTGCAGAAGAACTGGGCCATTTATTGCAAGACATGCCCTGTGTTGGCAGCTGTCAGCTGCTGTTCAACAAGCTCTGAGAGTGGCTGAACTCCCAGTACTCTTCTTCCCTTGCCTCACAATTATGGTTTTGTATGTAAAACTATTTACTGTGGCTAACAAGCAAGCCAGGCTGATGAACAACATGAGTAGGAGTCTAGGGTCTCAGTTAGATGTGGGAGCATTCAAGAGTGAAAGGAAAGCAGCAAAGACTCTTGGTGTAGCTGTAGGAATCTGCCTCCTGTGCTCGTTGCCCTTTACTGTTGACACAATGGTAGACAGTCTTCTGGATTTCATTACCCCCAAAGTTCTATTTCACATCCTAATTTGGTTTGCCTACTTCAATTCTGCCTGCAATTGCTTGATATGTGTTTTTTCCTACCATTTGTTCTGGAAAACTATGAATCTAGTCTTAACTTGGGTGATCTTTTCTTCTAGGACATCTACAGTAGACTTGTAGCTGTCTCGCACTGTAGAAAATATTGTAGGCTATATCACAGCATTTCTCATTAATATTCTTCAACATCCACTtagaatttagatttttttttttttttaggctgctGCCTTGGGCAGATCCCTAGTTTAAATAGACATGCCATTCTGTGACTCATCTTCCACGTCATTTGACCCAGCACACACATCTTACTGATGTCTTGTGTTTGTTGTGTGTTGCCGACAAGCGCTTGAAAATTGACTGTAAAAGCTCCAAAGAGGACCCTGTGCATACTATGCCTTGGGCATCCTGAAATAGTTGCTGCCTGTTTCTGAAGAGCCTTTCTTTACGGACAATTGTCTAATTTTTGCACAAAGCTGGTGGTGCTCATTTGTAAAGTTACACAGGGTATATGTCAGCTTTTAAGTACAAAAAGGCATAAGGATGCAACTGCAGGTGAGATCAAATGTCTGCCTAACCTAGTCACCAACAGTAAAGAACAAGGCTACACTGATATTTTTTACAATATATTTCTAGGCCACAGACACATGCCACTGAGCCAAATGCTACATGTGGgagatgattttatgattctataattctgtggcATAGTATCCTGAATTTCTTAGTACTGTCCATTGAAACCCATGGAATCTTTGCCTGTTTGATCTGTGTGTGCAAGGATGCTGCTCCATACCTTTGAACACCCTTTTTGCCTTGATCCATATGTTTCCTgctcctactgcacaaagggagtTAGAAGACGGGGAAGAGGGAGGACAGGAACTGCACTGGGTATTCCAACTCCATATATCAATAGGTGTTATGATGTTTTATGTTTTgttactttgttgttgtttttttttttttcttgacgaTACTGAGATTCCATAtgctcttttgtttgcttgtttccaaAGAAATGAGTGTGTCTGCTTACAGACATAACATGTGTTCACATATTTGGGTTGAGCAACAATGTCAGCATAGGTTCTCAGTTTTCTTCAGCTATGTTTTTGTGCTCTCACGAGGCCAATTTTAAAATTGTAGATGCTGATGAGTTGACATCTCTGTTCGGCAGCAAGCTACATGGTAAAGTTTTGTACTGTTCATAAGGGAGTTATTTTCTACCTCACTATTATGAACATTTTATCAGAAATTAACAAGCAGCCAAGTAacaattttaataattttgtctcaTTTTTCTGCTAATGGTATGTAAAACTGTCGTTAGGTTTGAAGGCTGTCCGAATTTTTAGTGCCTTCTAAAAAAAGTCATTCTATCCTATAGTCAGTTGCATATTTTCTGAGTGACACATGCTAAAAGAACAGCTACAGAAAACATGTAAGTAAGAGATCAGCAGATGTCCCAAAACTCAGTGAAAAGAGCGGTCAATTTTTAACTACATGCAACAGGCAATTGAATCGGGACCTagatgtgtaaaaaaaaaaaaaaaaagaaaggaattggACAGCAGATATTCTGTAGGAAATCAGTACAATACAGTGACTGTTGTAGTGACTGCATATTTTA is from Patagioenas fasciata isolate bPatFas1 chromosome 3, bPatFas1.hap1, whole genome shotgun sequence and encodes:
- the TAAR5 gene encoding LOW QUALITY PROTEIN: trace amine-associated receptor 5 (The sequence of the model RefSeq protein was modified relative to this genomic sequence to represent the inferred CDS: inserted 2 bases in 2 codons; substituted 3 bases at 3 genomic stop codons), yielding MGSTTEERRKLQSHLAPLLEGESFSRLVAELGEAAGPGKTETSSARGPSAEKRMLITLCYEANGSCYGTHNXGIQLAFYLACALGTLITVLRNLLVIDVVLQFKALHTSTNLLHLSLTLAHLLLGLTMLLFSTNQSIKSCXYFRDDFCRLHVFLGTLFRLTSVFHLYLISIDXHCAIYDPLLYPTKFTIRVACVYTRVGWAVPIVYMSAFLCTKAIAEELGHLLQDMPCVGSCQLLFNKLXEWLNXPVLFFPCLTIMVLYVKLFTVANKQARLMNNMSRSLGSQLDVGAFKSERKAAKTLGVAVGICLLCSLPFTVDTMVDSLLDFITPKVLFHILIWFAYFNSACNCLICVFSYHLFWKTMNLVLTWVIFSSRTSTVDL